From Planococcus halocryophilus, the proteins below share one genomic window:
- the tuf gene encoding elongation factor Tu, translating to MGKAKFDRSKTHANIGTIGHVDHGKTTLTAAIATVLAKKSGGEARSYAQIDNAPEEKERGITINTSHVEYETATRHYAHVDCPGHADYVKNMITGAAQMDGGILVVSAADGPMPQTREHILLSRQVGVPYLVVFMNKCDMVDDEELLELVEMEVRDLLSEYDFPGDDIPVIKGSALKALEGEAEWEEKIVELMNAVDEYIPTPPRDTDKPFMMPVEDVFSITGRGTVATGRVERGQIKIGDNVDIIGLTEEPKSTTVTGVEMFRKLLDYAEAGDNIGALLRGVSRDDVQRGQVLAKPGTITPHTEFKAEVYVLSKEEGGRHTPFFTNYRPQFYFRTTDVTGVCNLPEGVEMVMPGDNIEMIVSLISPIALEEGTKFSIREGGRTVGAGVVATITK from the coding sequence ATGGGAAAAGCTAAATTTGATCGCTCTAAAACACACGCGAATATTGGTACAATTGGTCACGTCGATCACGGTAAAACTACTTTAACTGCTGCAATCGCTACAGTTCTTGCAAAAAAATCAGGTGGGGAAGCTCGTTCGTACGCACAAATCGACAACGCTCCTGAAGAAAAAGAACGCGGAATCACTATCAACACTTCACACGTTGAATATGAAACTGCAACTCGTCACTACGCACACGTAGATTGCCCTGGACACGCCGATTATGTTAAAAACATGATCACTGGTGCTGCTCAAATGGACGGCGGGATCTTAGTAGTATCTGCTGCTGATGGCCCAATGCCACAAACTCGTGAGCACATCCTTCTTTCACGTCAAGTTGGTGTTCCTTACCTAGTAGTATTCATGAACAAATGTGATATGGTAGATGACGAAGAACTTCTTGAACTAGTTGAAATGGAAGTTCGCGATCTTCTTTCTGAATATGACTTCCCTGGCGATGACATTCCTGTCATCAAAGGTTCAGCTCTTAAAGCTCTTGAAGGAGAAGCTGAATGGGAAGAAAAAATCGTTGAATTAATGAACGCTGTTGATGAGTATATCCCTACTCCACCACGTGACACTGACAAGCCATTTATGATGCCTGTTGAGGATGTATTCTCTATTACTGGCCGTGGAACAGTTGCTACTGGACGTGTTGAACGTGGACAAATCAAAATCGGTGATAACGTTGATATCATTGGTCTTACTGAAGAACCAAAATCTACAACTGTAACTGGTGTAGAAATGTTCCGTAAATTACTTGACTATGCTGAAGCTGGCGATAACATTGGCGCACTTCTACGCGGAGTTTCTCGTGATGACGTACAACGTGGACAAGTATTGGCTAAACCAGGCACAATTACTCCACACACTGAATTCAAAGCTGAAGTATATGTTCTTTCAAAAGAAGAGGGTGGACGTCACACTCCATTCTTCACAAACTACCGTCCACAGTTCTACTTCCGTACAACTGATGTAACTGGTGTTTGTAACCTTCCTGAAGGTGTAGAAATGGTTATGCCTGGAGATAACATCGAAATGATCGTTTCTCTAATCTCTCCTATCGCACTTGAAGAAGGAACTAAG